A portion of the Rhodopseudomonas sp. BAL398 genome contains these proteins:
- a CDS encoding LysR family transcriptional regulator, protein MDLADVALFRAIAAVGSLSAAARQMGTTPMLVSRRLAGLEAELGARLFHRTTRSLSLTPEGEAFLPHAVTLMEARDSAFDSVSSGGSGLSGVLKMTAPNVIGHSVVVPVVATLIADNPALRVDLTLSDSVIDIATAGLDVAVRVAEMKPSDMIATRVADNPFTLIASPGYVARFGQPVTTEDLVSHPCIKLHAMDTWPFTRGGEMHRVRIGGPFSASTVDAVRAACIAGVGIAMLTYWDVHEQVARGELQRIALSDVEPREVGIWAVFPTRAHMPARVRAFIDALREHCSAGSSVPLSE, encoded by the coding sequence ATGGATCTCGCAGATGTAGCTCTGTTCCGCGCCATTGCGGCGGTCGGCAGCCTGTCGGCCGCGGCGCGTCAGATGGGCACGACGCCGATGTTGGTCAGCCGCAGGCTGGCAGGCCTCGAAGCCGAGCTGGGCGCGCGGCTGTTCCACCGCACCACGCGGTCGCTGTCATTGACTCCCGAGGGAGAGGCCTTCTTGCCTCACGCGGTGACCCTCATGGAAGCGCGCGATTCGGCGTTCGACTCGGTTTCCTCCGGTGGTTCCGGGCTCTCGGGCGTATTGAAGATGACAGCGCCGAACGTCATCGGCCATTCCGTCGTGGTCCCTGTGGTGGCCACGTTGATCGCCGACAACCCGGCGCTACGCGTCGATCTGACCCTGAGCGACAGTGTCATCGATATTGCGACGGCAGGGTTGGATGTGGCGGTTCGCGTGGCGGAGATGAAGCCGTCGGACATGATCGCCACAAGGGTGGCCGACAATCCGTTTACCCTGATCGCATCGCCGGGCTACGTCGCTCGCTTCGGGCAACCCGTCACGACCGAAGACCTGGTGAGCCATCCCTGCATCAAGCTTCATGCGATGGACACTTGGCCATTCACGCGGGGCGGCGAGATGCACCGAGTTCGGATTGGTGGTCCCTTCTCGGCCAGCACCGTCGACGCGGTGCGAGCGGCCTGCATTGCTGGCGTCGGCATCGCCATGTTGACCTACTGGGACGTGCACGAGCAGGTCGCGCGCGGGGAATTGCAGCGGATCGCCCTTTCTGACGTCGAACCCCGGGAAGTCGGGATATGGGCCGTTTTCCCAACCCGCGCGCACATGCCAGCCCGGGTGCGGGCGTTTATCGATGCGTTGCGCGAGCACTGCTCGGCAGGGTCTTCCGTTCCTCTATCGGAATAA
- a CDS encoding NADH:flavin oxidoreductase produces MDMDTSALFAPIVINGHTVKNRLSVAPMTRITATGDGRATETMTRYYERFARGGFGTVITEGIYTDQAFSQGYVNQPGMTDDAQATAWKPAVSGIKAHGAFAIAQMLHAGALGQGNRFRDTTVGPSPVQPKGEQMTFYHGKGRYALPGAMTESQIADAINGFAESAARAIAVAGFDAIEIHGANGYLLDQFLTDYANTRKDRWGGATANRMRLIVETFKAVRAKVGAKTPVGVRISQGKVNDYHHKWADAEHDAEVIFGGLADAGADFIHVTEFEAWQPAFADGGPSLMNLAKRHAPRAAIFANGSLHNIERAVAALDDGADIVTIGRGALANPDFPRRLSEHLILRDFDPAILGPIANVKESELAM; encoded by the coding sequence ATGGACATGGACACGAGCGCGCTTTTCGCACCGATCGTTATAAACGGCCATACCGTAAAGAACCGTCTTTCGGTGGCGCCGATGACGCGGATCACGGCGACCGGGGACGGCCGTGCGACCGAGACGATGACCCGCTATTACGAGCGCTTTGCGCGAGGTGGCTTCGGCACGGTCATCACTGAAGGGATTTACACCGATCAGGCGTTCTCGCAGGGCTACGTCAACCAGCCCGGCATGACCGACGACGCGCAGGCGACGGCCTGGAAGCCGGCCGTCAGCGGCATCAAGGCGCACGGCGCGTTCGCCATCGCCCAGATGTTGCACGCCGGCGCGCTCGGCCAGGGCAATCGCTTTCGCGACACCACGGTGGGGCCTTCTCCGGTCCAGCCGAAGGGGGAGCAGATGACGTTCTACCACGGTAAGGGCCGCTACGCTCTGCCGGGCGCGATGACGGAGTCGCAGATCGCCGATGCCATCAACGGCTTTGCCGAGTCGGCGGCACGCGCCATCGCGGTCGCCGGGTTTGACGCCATCGAAATCCATGGCGCCAACGGTTACTTGCTCGACCAGTTTCTGACTGACTACGCCAACACCAGAAAGGATCGGTGGGGCGGCGCCACGGCGAACCGCATGCGGTTGATCGTTGAGACCTTCAAGGCGGTGCGCGCGAAGGTCGGCGCCAAGACGCCGGTCGGCGTCCGCATCTCGCAAGGCAAGGTGAACGACTATCATCACAAATGGGCCGATGCGGAGCACGATGCCGAAGTCATTTTTGGCGGCCTCGCCGATGCCGGCGCCGACTTCATTCATGTGACCGAGTTCGAGGCATGGCAGCCCGCTTTCGCCGACGGCGGTCCGTCGCTGATGAACCTCGCCAAGCGCCACGCCCCCAGGGCGGCGATTTTCGCCAATGGCAGCCTGCACAACATCGAGCGAGCCGTCGCCGCGCTCGACGACGGCGCCGATATCGTCACCATCGGCCGCGGGGCGCTGGCGAATCCCGACTTTCCCCGGCGTTTGTCTGAGCACCTCATCCTACGAGATTTCGATCCGGCGATCCTAGGGCCTATCGCGAACGTCAAGGAATCCGAGCTCGCGATGTGA
- a CDS encoding DUF1223 domain-containing protein: protein MLSRLLTSLGLIAGLYPFSGFAAERPVVVELYTSQGCSSCPPANAYLNELSRDRRDVLPLAFHVTYWDRLGWKDPYSLQAATDRQERYGHRFGDGSYTPEIVVDGAAGLVGSHRGDVGSAIEKAKHESRTATSVSVTKTGGDQVSIQVGSGSGAGKVLLIGFDHDHTTAIGRGENSGRTLRESNIVRSVRSVGQWSGAPLQIKERFPEGQDVAVVLEAPDGQIIGASRLAGGSS from the coding sequence ATGCTATCGCGTTTGCTCACGTCACTGGGCCTCATTGCGGGCCTCTACCCCTTCTCTGGATTTGCCGCAGAACGGCCCGTCGTCGTCGAATTGTACACCTCGCAAGGTTGCTCATCTTGCCCGCCGGCGAACGCTTACCTCAATGAGCTGTCCAGGGATCGCCGAGACGTCTTGCCGCTTGCCTTCCACGTCACCTATTGGGATCGATTGGGATGGAAGGATCCCTATTCGCTGCAGGCCGCCACGGATCGACAGGAGCGATATGGCCATCGCTTCGGCGACGGATCTTATACGCCGGAGATCGTTGTCGATGGCGCCGCCGGGCTGGTTGGCTCACATCGCGGTGATGTTGGATCAGCGATCGAAAAGGCCAAACACGAAAGTCGAACCGCCACGTCAGTAAGCGTCACGAAGACCGGGGGGGACCAGGTTTCAATCCAGGTCGGCTCCGGCTCTGGTGCCGGGAAGGTCCTTCTGATCGGCTTTGATCACGACCATACGACAGCGATCGGCCGGGGAGAAAACAGCGGCAGAACGTTGCGGGAGTCGAATATCGTCAGATCGGTTCGATCGGTCGGCCAATGGTCGGGCGCGCCGCTGCAGATCAAAGAGCGATTTCCCGAAGGGCAGGACGTCGCCGTGGTGCTCGAAGCGCCCGATGGCCAGATCATCGGAGCTTCCCGATTGGCGGGCGGCTCAAGCTAA
- a CDS encoding DMT family transporter — MISLPGEIALPDTTDRAKTPSPPSGLAWASLSVAIFSGWFVVTRLGLSQNLQVWDVIALRFGEGALFLTPTLLIGTSRLPLRAWPTGIPLAVLWGAPFIFFVGTGLRLTSAVLASSIAPALMPIFAGVFVWISRGQCPRWIEISGYALIMAGLVLLVWCSVPAEGQMNTMGILSLIVAAAMWGFYTLRLKASGLSPLQATALICFWSTVLYLPIYFGAGLSNLSRASAGELLFQSTYQGFLMSVVAVLAFNRAVATLGPRASSAIVALVPVAVVLFAIPVLNEFPSLIALASICGIAFGVMLTAAPEKPERY, encoded by the coding sequence ATGATATCACTCCCCGGCGAGATCGCCCTACCGGACACGACCGACCGAGCGAAGACGCCGAGCCCGCCCAGCGGGCTCGCGTGGGCATCGTTGTCGGTAGCGATCTTTTCGGGCTGGTTCGTCGTCACAAGGCTTGGTCTCAGCCAAAATCTTCAGGTGTGGGATGTGATTGCGCTTCGCTTCGGGGAGGGCGCACTTTTTCTGACGCCGACCCTGTTGATCGGAACATCGCGGTTACCGCTGCGCGCATGGCCAACGGGCATTCCACTTGCGGTGTTGTGGGGCGCACCCTTCATCTTCTTCGTCGGAACCGGGCTGCGGCTGACATCGGCGGTCCTGGCCTCCTCCATCGCACCTGCGTTGATGCCGATATTTGCCGGGGTTTTCGTTTGGATAAGCCGCGGGCAGTGTCCCCGATGGATCGAGATATCCGGCTACGCACTCATCATGGCCGGTCTCGTCCTGCTCGTCTGGTGCAGCGTACCAGCAGAGGGGCAGATGAACACGATGGGCATTCTTTCGCTGATCGTCGCGGCGGCGATGTGGGGGTTTTACACGCTGCGCCTGAAGGCGAGCGGATTATCACCGCTCCAGGCGACGGCTCTGATCTGCTTCTGGTCCACAGTTCTCTACCTGCCGATCTACTTCGGTGCCGGGCTGTCCAACCTGTCCCGTGCTTCGGCCGGTGAATTGTTGTTTCAGTCGACCTACCAAGGGTTCCTGATGAGTGTGGTGGCAGTCCTCGCGTTCAATCGCGCCGTCGCGACGCTGGGCCCACGGGCTTCCTCTGCCATCGTTGCCCTCGTGCCGGTCGCCGTCGTGTTGTTCGCGATTCCGGTGCTCAACGAATTTCCGTCGTTGATCGCGTTGGCGTCCATCTGCGGCATTGCGTTCGGCGTCATGCTCACCGCCGCGCCGGAAAAACCAGAGCGTTACTAA
- a CDS encoding glutathione S-transferase family protein: protein MLKVWGRTSSINVQKVLWCCHEIGLEYERIDAGLQFGVNDTPEYAAMNPTGLVPTIEDEDVQLWESNVIVRYLSHKHSMGGLCPADIATRFDAERWMDWQTAHFWAVLRPLYIALIRTPVALRDAGAISRAEALSMAALRALDRRLSDRPFLAGDAFTMGDIPAAATVHRWYSLDIERPEMPNVMRWYERMQERPAYRRIVMIPLS from the coding sequence ATGCTCAAGGTCTGGGGCCGCACCAGTTCGATCAATGTCCAGAAGGTGCTGTGGTGCTGCCATGAGATCGGCCTGGAATACGAGCGCATTGACGCGGGTCTGCAGTTCGGCGTGAACGACACGCCGGAATATGCGGCGATGAATCCGACCGGGCTGGTCCCGACCATCGAGGATGAAGACGTCCAGCTCTGGGAATCGAACGTCATCGTCCGGTATCTCTCGCACAAGCATTCGATGGGTGGACTCTGCCCCGCCGACATTGCGACGCGCTTCGATGCGGAAAGATGGATGGACTGGCAGACAGCCCATTTCTGGGCCGTGCTGCGGCCGCTGTACATCGCGCTGATCCGGACTCCGGTCGCGCTGCGCGATGCAGGCGCGATTTCGCGGGCGGAGGCGCTTTCGATGGCCGCGCTACGCGCACTCGACAGAAGGCTGTCCGACCGGCCGTTCCTGGCCGGCGATGCATTCACGATGGGCGACATTCCGGCGGCGGCGACGGTTCATCGCTGGTACAGCCTCGACATTGAGCGTCCGGAGATGCCGAATGTCATGCGTTGGTACGAACGGATGCAAGAAAGGCCGGCCTATCGGCGGATCGTCATGATTCCCTTGAGTTGA
- a CDS encoding glutathione S-transferase family protein, with translation MIRFYFHPTPNPAKVALMLEETGLPYEIVPVDTSKGEQHTPSFRAINPNGKVPAIIDTEGPDGKEARVFDSGAILLYLGEKTGRLLGSAADKPELLSWLFFLATGIGPFSGQAVHFQHAAPEKLAYAINRYRREVERHYEVLDKHLDGREFIVGEEFTIADISAWGWLDRAGRVLPGESDPLAAFPNVKRLFEAIDSRPAVARARAVGKGHAFKKEMDEETKRALFPSNFPKAAV, from the coding sequence ATGATCCGATTCTACTTCCATCCGACACCCAATCCCGCAAAAGTCGCGCTGATGCTGGAAGAAACCGGTCTGCCTTATGAAATTGTACCGGTGGACACCAGCAAGGGCGAGCAGCACACGCCGTCATTTCGCGCCATAAACCCGAACGGCAAGGTGCCGGCCATCATCGATACCGAGGGACCCGATGGCAAAGAGGCGCGCGTCTTCGATTCGGGCGCGATCTTGCTCTATCTCGGTGAAAAAACCGGGCGTCTGTTGGGCAGCGCGGCCGACAAGCCCGAATTGCTGTCGTGGCTGTTCTTCCTCGCGACCGGAATCGGACCGTTCTCGGGGCAGGCCGTGCACTTCCAGCACGCCGCCCCGGAGAAGCTCGCCTACGCGATCAACCGTTACCGTCGTGAAGTCGAGCGTCACTACGAAGTGCTGGACAAGCATCTCGACGGGCGCGAGTTCATTGTCGGCGAGGAATTTACGATTGCCGACATCTCTGCCTGGGGCTGGCTTGACCGCGCCGGGCGCGTGCTTCCCGGCGAGAGCGACCCCCTTGCGGCATTTCCGAACGTCAAGCGTCTGTTCGAGGCGATCGATTCCCGCCCGGCCGTCGCCAGGGCGCGGGCGGTCGGGAAGGGTCATGCCTTCAAGAAGGAGATGGATGAGGAGACCAAGCGAGCCTTGTTTCCTTCGAATTTTCCGAAGGCAGCCGTCTGA
- a CDS encoding SDR family NAD(P)-dependent oxidoreductase — protein sequence MKIAGKRALVTGGSSGIGLAIAEALLAKGAKVVISGRRPGVLKAAAETLRKSGGSVEAIAADIGTEEGRANTLAFAIDKLGGLDVLVNNAGGVRAGRLEDTSEAEIRSMIEVDLVAPIMLTRAALPELRAGKDSVVVNITSGIALVAAPFYSTYAGVKAGLAKFGESLRRELKGEGVHVITVYPGATETPMMSSNRAGPELGFTRESAEAVAAATIAGIEDDAFEVIRGGEARAKMIALNRDDPAALDKRFLDLKPALGAAVRDHSAL from the coding sequence ATGAAAATCGCGGGAAAGCGGGCGCTCGTCACCGGGGGCTCCAGCGGAATCGGCTTGGCGATCGCAGAGGCATTGTTGGCCAAGGGCGCTAAGGTTGTCATCAGTGGCCGCAGGCCGGGCGTCCTGAAGGCGGCCGCCGAGACGCTACGCAAGAGCGGCGGGTCCGTCGAAGCTATCGCTGCCGATATCGGGACCGAAGAAGGCCGCGCGAACACGCTTGCGTTCGCGATCGACAAGCTGGGCGGCCTCGATGTCCTGGTCAACAACGCGGGTGGCGTCCGGGCCGGTCGCCTCGAAGACACCAGCGAGGCGGAAATCAGGAGTATGATCGAGGTCGACCTGGTGGCACCGATCATGCTGACGCGCGCGGCGTTACCGGAATTGCGCGCGGGCAAGGATTCAGTCGTGGTCAACATCACATCCGGCATCGCCCTCGTGGCAGCGCCATTCTATTCCACCTATGCGGGCGTGAAAGCCGGTCTGGCGAAGTTCGGTGAGTCGCTTCGGCGCGAACTCAAGGGCGAGGGGGTGCACGTTATAACCGTATATCCCGGCGCAACCGAGACGCCGATGATGAGCTCGAACCGGGCGGGACCGGAACTTGGGTTCACGCGAGAGTCTGCGGAAGCCGTGGCCGCAGCGACCATCGCCGGCATCGAAGACGATGCGTTCGAGGTCATCCGCGGCGGCGAGGCGCGTGCCAAGATGATCGCGCTGAACCGCGACGATCCGGCGGCCCTGGACAAGCGGTTTCTGGATCTCAAGCCGGCTCTCGGCGCGGCGGTCCGCGACCATTCGGCGCTGTGA
- a CDS encoding HlyD family secretion protein, with product MRHPRELLSVPSQSPNLAAEAPGEQTTSEHVARLSPAGRSGSAIGRGARRALIVGVLALGGAGLAAAYAWYSARASVEQSENAYVRAEITTISPKVQGYVSALPIADNEAVTAGQVLVRIDDADFRARLSQAEANVAAAQAGIEAQQAAITTLDSQTAQQRNMIAQADAAVMSAEAEVERAQLDYTRYETLLKLSAAPRQRLEAARADLRKATAALAGARAAAAAERGKLDVLASNRKQAEAGLQQARASLEQADASQALARIDLANTVLRAPVDGVVGARSVRLGALVQPGTPLLSIVPLDRVWVVANFKETQIARMRPGQAVIVRADSFPGVAVRGHIDSFSPASGAQFALLPPDNATGNFVKVVQRIPVKIAVDAGGALQGRLRAGMSASVDIDVGSIRPDAASAAVAEAGRP from the coding sequence ATGCGCCACCCCAGAGAGCTTTTGAGCGTTCCCAGCCAGTCTCCGAATCTCGCTGCGGAAGCGCCCGGTGAACAGACCACATCCGAGCATGTCGCCCGGCTTAGCCCTGCCGGGCGAAGCGGCAGCGCCATCGGTCGTGGTGCCCGACGCGCCCTGATCGTCGGCGTCCTTGCCCTTGGCGGAGCCGGCCTTGCCGCCGCTTACGCCTGGTATTCGGCGCGCGCGTCGGTCGAGCAATCCGAAAATGCTTATGTGCGCGCCGAGATCACAACGATCAGCCCGAAGGTGCAGGGCTACGTGTCGGCGCTGCCGATCGCCGACAACGAAGCGGTCACGGCAGGACAGGTCCTCGTCCGCATCGATGACGCGGATTTCCGCGCGAGGCTTTCTCAAGCAGAGGCAAATGTTGCCGCCGCCCAGGCAGGAATCGAGGCGCAGCAGGCCGCCATCACGACTCTGGACAGCCAAACCGCCCAGCAGCGCAACATGATCGCCCAAGCCGATGCCGCGGTGATGAGCGCCGAGGCCGAGGTCGAGCGAGCCCAGCTCGACTACACGCGCTACGAAACGCTGCTCAAGCTGTCTGCCGCGCCGCGCCAACGGTTGGAGGCGGCAAGGGCCGACCTTCGCAAAGCCACAGCGGCTCTGGCAGGCGCAAGAGCGGCCGCCGCGGCGGAACGAGGCAAGCTCGACGTGCTGGCGAGCAACCGGAAACAGGCGGAAGCCGGCCTGCAGCAGGCGCGCGCCAGCCTGGAGCAGGCCGACGCCAGCCAAGCACTTGCTCGAATAGATTTGGCGAACACCGTCCTCCGGGCTCCTGTCGATGGCGTGGTAGGCGCGCGATCGGTCCGTTTGGGGGCTCTGGTGCAACCCGGAACGCCGCTCCTGTCGATCGTCCCGCTGGATCGGGTTTGGGTCGTGGCGAACTTCAAGGAAACGCAGATCGCTCGGATGCGTCCTGGCCAGGCCGTCATCGTTCGAGCGGATTCCTTTCCAGGCGTTGCCGTCCGAGGGCACATCGACAGTTTCTCCCCGGCCAGTGGCGCACAGTTCGCTCTGCTGCCGCCCGATAACGCCACAGGCAATTTCGTCAAGGTCGTGCAGCGCATCCCCGTGAAAATCGCGGTTGATGCTGGTGGCGCCCTACAAGGGCGCCTGCGGGCCGGCATGTCAGCCTCTGTCGATATCGACGTCGGCAGCATTCGTCCCGACGCGGCTTCCGCGGCGGTTGCGGAAGCAGGCCGGCCATGA
- a CDS encoding DHA2 family efflux MFS transporter permease subunit: MTATNSIVLPAGGALDGVSIQRPSGRATAVIAVGALTAAAVMDGLNAIIFDIAGDHMAGTISASPDEAAWLNLAYFMAKVCGLPVTALLLTWLGTRRLLQSAIVLVIIASVGCWLGRDLTVLVLCRALQGLGGAAIIAGGQSWLFGQFAHRRQGLIQAIFALGAIMVPTTAAPAIAGVIVDADSWNAVLLLNVPIGVAVLAVLPLITPPRVPCAVKPDWFGLALICLGLPSLVYVLVEGSRWDWFEDSKIVWLSLIAAATLIGFIIWQRSARNTSPLIDLRIFRHEEFAFGFAVSFVAGFALFGSAFLIPAFALEVLQFPARDAGLVLLPSALTVGLGLLTSGSVIQFLRAPPVAIVPFGIAIFMTAMWLLSGSNAESGYPDLVPTLVLRGFGMGLLFIAITIICLGELTGAEIPHGVGLFNLGRQMGGLIGVAFLATFLDHHMALSRMVIVSNLGQGSPVVTRALKGMEQGFASGGMAPEQATSAALAALNRMVTGQAAAISFNEAFLSVALLFVVAVPCLLVVKASLVLLGHRRREKTSEHNFGHDAERHCRPG; the protein is encoded by the coding sequence ATGACCGCTACGAACTCGATCGTCCTTCCTGCTGGTGGCGCACTCGACGGAGTGTCGATACAGAGACCATCAGGACGCGCCACAGCCGTCATCGCGGTCGGGGCGCTTACGGCAGCAGCTGTGATGGATGGCCTGAACGCGATCATCTTCGACATCGCCGGTGACCACATGGCCGGCACCATATCGGCGAGTCCGGACGAAGCGGCCTGGCTCAATCTTGCCTACTTCATGGCGAAGGTCTGCGGGCTACCCGTCACCGCGCTGCTTCTCACCTGGCTCGGCACCCGCCGGCTGCTCCAATCGGCGATCGTTTTGGTCATTATCGCCTCGGTCGGCTGCTGGCTCGGCCGGGATCTTACGGTCCTCGTGCTGTGTCGAGCGCTCCAAGGGCTAGGCGGAGCCGCCATCATCGCCGGCGGGCAAAGCTGGCTGTTCGGCCAGTTCGCTCACCGACGCCAGGGGCTGATTCAGGCCATTTTTGCTCTCGGCGCGATCATGGTGCCGACCACGGCCGCTCCGGCGATCGCCGGCGTCATCGTGGACGCAGACTCATGGAACGCTGTCCTGCTGCTCAATGTCCCGATCGGCGTTGCGGTGCTCGCCGTCCTGCCGCTGATCACACCACCCCGCGTCCCTTGCGCCGTCAAACCGGATTGGTTCGGGCTCGCACTGATCTGCCTCGGGCTGCCATCCTTGGTGTACGTGTTGGTCGAAGGGAGTAGGTGGGACTGGTTCGAGGACAGCAAGATCGTCTGGCTCAGTTTGATCGCCGCGGCCACTCTCATCGGCTTCATCATCTGGCAGCGCAGCGCCAGGAATACCTCGCCGCTGATCGACCTCCGGATTTTCAGGCACGAGGAATTCGCGTTCGGCTTCGCCGTTAGCTTCGTCGCGGGATTTGCGCTGTTCGGCAGCGCATTCCTCATCCCGGCCTTCGCGCTCGAAGTGCTGCAATTTCCGGCCCGCGACGCCGGCTTGGTGCTGCTACCGAGCGCCCTCACCGTCGGCTTAGGACTTCTCACCAGCGGTTCCGTGATCCAATTCCTCCGCGCGCCTCCTGTCGCGATCGTTCCGTTTGGCATCGCCATTTTCATGACGGCGATGTGGCTGCTGTCGGGTTCGAACGCAGAAAGCGGCTACCCCGACCTCGTCCCCACGCTGGTGCTGCGGGGGTTCGGTATGGGTCTGCTGTTCATCGCCATCACCATCATCTGCCTGGGCGAACTTACAGGCGCCGAAATTCCGCACGGCGTTGGGTTGTTCAATCTTGGGCGACAGATGGGTGGGCTGATCGGTGTTGCCTTCCTGGCAACCTTCCTCGATCACCATATGGCCCTCAGCCGCATGGTGATTGTATCGAATCTCGGTCAGGGAAGCCCGGTCGTCACCCGGGCTCTAAAAGGGATGGAGCAGGGGTTCGCAAGTGGCGGAATGGCCCCCGAGCAGGCGACGTCAGCCGCTCTCGCTGCGCTGAATCGCATGGTGACGGGCCAAGCCGCTGCGATCTCGTTCAACGAGGCATTCCTGTCGGTTGCCCTGCTCTTCGTCGTCGCAGTCCCCTGCCTCCTCGTGGTGAAGGCTAGTCTGGTGCTCCTCGGGCACAGACGGAGAGAAAAGACGTCCGAGCATAATTTCGGACATGATGCCGAGCGCCATTGCCGTCCAGGTTAA
- a CDS encoding TetR/AcrR family transcriptional regulator: MIDAAMEQFWLHGYEATSVRDLADRMGIAGASLYNAFGDKRTLYRNALSRYLEQTFRERIRRIESTMPAHEAIVAFFGEIVDRSVTDKRRRGCMLVNSTLEHVPEDRDFQQIVATFLGDVEAFFLRCLASGQRDGTVSASQSAEDLARMLLGQLLGIRVLARIKPDRDLFEGMLRPIFALVFVENARPSKKKSN; this comes from the coding sequence GTGATCGACGCCGCGATGGAGCAGTTCTGGCTTCACGGCTATGAGGCGACCTCCGTTCGCGATCTGGCTGACCGCATGGGCATTGCCGGCGCCAGCCTTTACAATGCTTTCGGCGACAAGCGGACCCTCTACCGAAACGCTCTCAGCCGCTATCTGGAGCAGACATTCCGGGAGCGGATACGTCGGATCGAAAGCACGATGCCGGCCCACGAAGCCATTGTGGCGTTCTTTGGAGAAATCGTCGATCGGTCGGTCACGGACAAGCGCCGCAGGGGGTGCATGCTGGTGAATTCGACGCTGGAACACGTTCCCGAGGACCGAGATTTCCAGCAGATCGTCGCGACTTTTTTGGGTGACGTAGAGGCGTTCTTCCTCCGATGCCTCGCCTCGGGCCAACGCGATGGAACGGTGTCGGCATCTCAATCGGCGGAAGATCTCGCGCGGATGCTGCTCGGTCAGTTGCTGGGCATTCGCGTGCTCGCCAGGATAAAACCTGATCGGGATCTTTTCGAGGGGATGTTACGCCCGATCTTTGCCTTGGTTTTCGTTGAAAACGCTCGACCTAGCAAAAAGAAATCGAACTAG
- a CDS encoding TetR/AcrR family transcriptional regulator — translation MKVASSSKDLLPAFKQERRAAILRAAAEIFFAVGYEAASMATICERVGGSKQTVYNYFRNKQELFITLIEELSAEVLEPLAPARLAMDDPASTLAEVGRRYLQIIMSATALNLYRAVVADSRRFPEIARIFFEHGPGRATAHLAEALTFYRDEGRILVADPVLAAEQFVGMVRDDRHLNVILGLRPPMDENEIDASVAQAVATFMDGVRPSQARSRQTVSPRPKTGGRSTKS, via the coding sequence ATGAAGGTGGCTTCCTCTTCCAAGGACCTGTTGCCCGCGTTTAAGCAGGAACGACGCGCCGCGATCTTACGGGCGGCCGCTGAAATCTTCTTCGCGGTCGGCTACGAAGCCGCCAGCATGGCAACGATCTGCGAGCGGGTCGGCGGGTCCAAGCAAACCGTCTACAATTACTTCCGCAACAAGCAGGAACTCTTCATCACCCTGATCGAAGAGCTGTCGGCCGAGGTGCTGGAGCCGCTCGCGCCGGCACGCCTCGCAATGGATGATCCGGCGAGCACTCTCGCCGAAGTCGGGCGCCGCTACTTACAGATCATCATGTCGGCCACTGCGCTAAATCTGTATCGCGCAGTCGTCGCCGACAGCCGCCGCTTTCCCGAGATAGCCCGAATTTTCTTCGAGCACGGGCCGGGGCGGGCGACGGCCCATCTCGCCGAAGCGCTGACCTTCTATCGGGATGAGGGACGCATTCTGGTTGCCGATCCGGTGCTCGCGGCCGAGCAGTTCGTCGGCATGGTCCGCGACGACCGCCATCTGAACGTGATCCTCGGGCTGCGGCCGCCCATGGACGAGAATGAGATCGACGCCTCCGTGGCCCAGGCCGTCGCGACCTTCATGGATGGAGTTCGACCATCGCAAGCACGGTCCAGACAAACCGTCTCCCCACGTCCGAAAACGGGCGGACGATCGACCAAATCCTGA